TCTTCACAGGTGAATATCTTGCATTCAATCCGTCAACAATTTCTTTTGTGATATTAAAAGCGCTGTCAGCATAAAGCAGGTTATCAAACCCTGTGTTGCTGAAAATCAAGCTATATCCGTGAGTTTTATTATATTCTTTCAGGAAAGCGTTGATAGAATCGCGGAACTGCAAGCTATTCTTGTTGTTCTCTTCCATCAAACCATTCTGAAGTTTGTTGCTCAACTCTTGCAAGTCTTGTTCCAACTTCACCAGACGGTTATATTCTTGCTGTGCTCTATCTTGTGACAGGAAAGCATTGTTTTCTACTTTCTTCTGGAAGTCTTGTTTTTCCTTGTTCAAAGAAGTAGCCTTCTGATTCAATGTCATACGAACGTTTTCGCTCTTCTTTACCATCGCCTCATTCAAGTCAATACAGAAATTGTATTTGGCAAGCAGCGTATCTATTTCAACATAGGCAATTTTCATTCCTGACAGTTCGGCATTAGCCTGCGCCGGAGTACTTGTAGTTTGATTGTCAGTTTTGCCAGCACATTGTGAAAATAAAACGATAAATGCAAGAGCAGCCAAACCGTTCATGAGGTAGTTCATTCTATTCATAATTAATAAGTATTATTTTTAATAAATTTAATTCATACTATCGTTCAAGGCTTTTTCCAACTCATCAATAGAAAAACGCGGTTTCTTTTGTGCTTCACGATCCTGCGACTGTGCGCATCCGATACCTTTCTGACGCAACGTTTTATTCCCGCTCACATGACCATTCGGGAATTTCCCACCCTTCGTAAAGAATACTTTCACCCCTAATAATACCAGGGAAATAGCAACTATTAACAAAGTTATCAGTATAGTCTCAACCATTTCTATTAATTTTGTGAGTGCAAAGATAGGCTTTAATGAGATATGAGTTCAGATAAGTCAATCAAATTAACCATATTTAGCAATAGAAGAAGCGAAAACAGCCCTTCTATTCCTATTATAAAACAAAAACAGCATGGAAAAAAAAGACTTAAAGCCGACTGGCGTATTCAAGTATTTCGAAGAAATCTGCCAAGTGCCACGCCCTTCGAAGAAGGAAGAGAAAATGATTGCCTACCTAAAGGCATTCGGAGCAAAACATAACCTGGAAACCAAGGTGAACGAAGCCGGCAACGTATTGATTAAAAAACCCGCTACTCCGGGAAAGGAAAATCTTCAAACCGTCGTATTGCAATCACATATCGACATGGTGTGCGAAAAGAACAATGACGTTCAACATGACTTCCTCACCGATCCCATCGAAACGGAAATTGACGGTGAATGGCTGAAAGCCAAAGGCACTACCCTTGGAGCCGACAACGGTATCGGTGTAGCTACCGAACTGGCTATTCTGGCTGACGACAGCATTGAACATGGTCCGCTGGAATGTCTGTTTACCGTAGACGAAGAAACCGGACTTACTGGAGCTTTTGCCCTGCAAGAAGGTTTTATGAGCGGTGATATTCTTCTGAACCTCGATTCGGAAGATGAAGGGGAAATCTTTATCGGCTGTGCCGGAGGTATTGACTCCGTTGCAGAATTTACTTATAAGGAAGTGGAAGTTCCTGCCGGATATTTCTTCTTCAAGGTGGAAGTGAAAGGTTTGAAAGGCGGTCACTCCGGTGGTGATATTCATTTGGGACGGGGAAATGCCAACAAAATACTGAACCGTTTCCTTTCACGCATGGCTGCCAGACACGATCTGTACCTTTGTGAAATCAACGGTGGTAACCTGCGTAACGCTATTCCCCGCGAGGCATACGCTATCTGTGCAGTTCCTGAAGATGCCAAACATGATGTCCGCACCGAACTAAATATCTTCACCAGCGAAATGGAAGACGAATTATCCGTTGTAGAGCCCGACTTAAAGCTGGTTCTCGAATCGGAAGCTCCCCGCAAAATGGCTATCGATCAGGATACCACTACCCGTTTATTAAAAGCTCTGTATGCAGCTCCTCACGGTGTATACGCCATGAGCCAGGATATTCCCGGACTGGTAGAAACTTCTACTAATCTGGCATCTGTCAAAATGAAGCCGAATCATGTCATCCGCATTGAAACCAGTCAGCGAAGCTCGATACTATCCGCACGCAACGATATGGCGAACACGGTTCGTGCCGTATTCCAACTGGCGGGAGCCAATGTTACGTTTGGCGAAGGTTATCCGGGATGGAAACCGAATCCCCACTCGGCTATCCTCGAAGTGGCAGTTGAATCTTACAAGCGCCTGTTTGGTGTAGACGCGAAAGTTAAAGCCATTCATGCAGGATTGGAATGTGGCCTGTTCCTTGATAAATACCCAACGCTGGATATGATCTCCTTCGGACCGACACTGACAGGTGTTCACTCGCCCGATGAACGGATGCTTATTCCTACTGTAGAAAAGTTCTGGATACATCTATTGGACATTCTGTCACATGTTCCTGCCAAGAAGTAAAAGACAGATAAATCAACAAGAAGAGTATGGTAACAGTCGAAAAAGAACAACTGTTGCCATGCTCTTTCTTACAATGAATTTAATAGCCGTAAGTTTCTTAGCTCCTTCTTATGTGATCGCACAAGATTCTCATGAAAGACAAAGTTATCACGCCACACAAGCCTCCTTTCAACAAGAAAAAATCCCTTTCCGCGTTGTAAGTTGGAACATAGAAAACCTGTTTGACACACACCACGACAGTCTGAAGAACGATCATGAATTTCTTCCCGACGCGATGCGTCATTGGAATTATAGCAGATATAAGAAAAAGCTGGTTGACGTTGCCCGTGTAATTACGGCTATTGGCGAATGGAGTCCGCCTGCATTGGTCGGACTATGTGAAGTAGAAAATGATACAGTACTTCGTGACCTGACCCGCCGTTCTCCTTTAAAAGAGCTTAGTTATCGTTATGTGATGACCAACTCCCTTGATTTAAGAGGAATTGACGTAGCCTTGCTTTATCAACGGGATTTATTCAAACTATTATCCTCTCGTTCCATTTCCATCCCTCCGTTGAAGCAATACCACCCGACAAGGGATTTGCTACATGTCAGCGGACTTCTACTGACAGGAGATACGCTCGACGTATTTGTCTGCCACCTCCCCAGCCGATCGGGTGGAGCCAAAGAATCGGAACCATATCGCTTATATGCAGCTCACATTCTGCGCATGGAAGTTGATAGTATTATGAATATTCGTTCTCTTCCGCAAGTCATTATTATGGGGGATTTCAACGATTACCCGACCAATCAATCCATTCGGAAAATACTAAAAGCCGAAGCGCCTCCTGTTACTGCCAATAACCTAGCCTCAACAACCAACCCCGCCAACAACTCAACAGTTGCCCCCTCCTCATTAAAACTATATCATCTACTCGCCCGGAAAGCAAAATCAAAAGACTTCGGTTCTTACAAATACCGTGGCGAATGGGGATTGCTCGACCACTTGATTGTTTCAGGCGCTTTATTAAATCAATCAAGTCACTTTTTCACCAGCGAAGAAAAAGCAAATGTGTGCCTTCTCCCCTTTTTACTGAAAGATGACGAAAAATATGGCGATAAAGAACCTTTCCGCACTTATAAAGGAATGAAATATCAAGGAGGCATCAGTGACCATCTTCCTATCTATACAGACTTTGAACTGATTCTATATTAACGTGAATTCGATATAAACATTTAGACTATCAATTTGAATATTAGGAACATAGTGATAAAAGTATTAAATTTATAGTTAACCATTATCAGGGAAGTACAAACGCCGTTACAACATGCTCTAACAAGGGAGAATTCTCACCGCTATGAGAATAGTTGAGAAAATACAATGCCTCATCAACGCCCATTAATCAATGTATTCAAAAGAAGGGATTTGATATTTTATTATTTTGTATTTTTCTATGAAGTTCATAATTCAACTTTTGTCATGCGACGGAAATTTCCTCCCAGTCTTCTACTGTCCGTGTGACGGATGAGAAGTTCACTCCGATACCAATCACTTTTCGCTTGTCTGCCAGATAAGGCTTGGCGTAGCCGGTCTTTTCTATTTGTTCCAACGCTTCCTGTGCCGTTCCGTCCATTTTGAATTCAAAGATATAGACGTAATCCTCCATCTCCAGTGTACAATCCACCCGTCCGTAGCTTTGGCGGTCTTCGCAATGGATAGCGATGCAATATACGCCTATCAGTCGAAGCAATAGATAAAAAGTATATTGAAAATGCTTTTCTGTTATATCTATATCTTTCAACGAGCCGTGGGAGTCATAAGGAATACTTGCCAAAAAAGAGGTGAGGGAACGGCGGAACGCGTCTGTATCACCTCGTTCAAGATCCATTACTGCATCTGTTATCCAACTCGTCACTTCCTTACTCTTCGGCTTCATATAATTGGCTGCCAACACGGAAAGGAATCCCTTCCGTACTTCGTTGTTTGGGAAATCGAGCAGATAAGTTCCCATTTTTTTATTATATTCTTTGATTGTGAGGTATCCGCTTTGAAAAATCATTGGTAGGGGCTGTTCCACATCCGCTTTATAGTCTATAAACATAGTTGGGTCGTAGAATTTTCCTGTTAGTTCGTTCATCTGTTCGCTACTGTGTTGTAGCAGACGTATCAAATAAGTCGGGGTACCGGTGGCAAACCAATAGTCACGGATTTCATTCATATCAAAGGCATTAAGTATGCTAAACGGATTATAGATGGCGGTCATGTTCGTACTAAAATGATAGCCATCGTACTGCCGTTTCAACCAGTTCTTCATTTCCTCCACCGTACATTCGTATTTAGTTGCCAATCGCGAGATGGGTTCTGCGAAGTATTTCTCCAATTCTTCTTGAGTGATTCCGCATAGTGATTCGTAGCGTTCATCCATACTAATGTCTTTTGGTTGGTTGAAGCCACTGAACACACTTACTTGTGAAAATTTCGTAACTCCTGTCAACAGAACGAATTTCAAGTATTCGTCAGCTCCTTTGAAGGTGGAATAAAAAGATTTCAGAATTTCCCTGTGATGGTCTTCAAGCAAAAGTTTCTCTCCTACATGGTTGCAGGTGTAAGTTCCGGTATCCAACACATCGAGAATGGGTTTGTCATATTCATCAATCAGTACTACCGCACGCTGTCCTGTCCGTTCATAAGCACGGCGGAGCAGTTCCTTGAAGCGGTCACCTATAGTAGTGTAGTTCAGATTTTTGCCATAGATGTCTTCCCAATTGCCTAAATACCCTTCAATAGTTGCTTCGAGCACTCCCGGTTGGGTGTATGGCCCACCGTTAAAGTCAATACGGAAAATAGGATATTGTAACCAGTCTTTTTCAAGGTCGGCAATTGCCAGTCCGTCGAAAAGTTCTTTCCGCCCCTGAAAATAACAGGCAAGTGTACTCACCAACAGACTCTTCCCAAAACGACGGGGACGACTCAAGAAATAGATTGAACCCGTTTGCACAAGGCTATAAACTAAGGCAGTCTTGTCTACATAAACAAAACCGTCTTCACGAAGGCGGTCAAAGCTCTGTATTCCAATAGGATATTTCATCTTTTTATCGGCTTTTTATGAATCACTAGACGAAGATACGTGAAAACAGGCATAAATACAAACGATTCCGGACATTATAAAACGAATTTTGTTATATTACTTAACATTTAATCCGAATACTGATAAACCTTCAAGTCAAACTTGGGAGCCATTGCCAGCAAATGGTCGAAGATGTCCGACTGAATACGCTCGTATTCTTTCCACACCTTATTGCGGGAGAAGAAATAAACCTGAATAGGTACTCCGTACATCGTAGCTTCTTTCTGACTGATAATCAGATCCAACTCCTGATTGACCACAGGCAGGCTACACAAATAGCGTTCGATATATACCCTGTACACTTGGGAATTGGTAGGAACGACTCCTTCTTCCGGCTGATAATCCGCCATTAATGGGATCTCCTTCCGGTAACGGTCCAGCATTTCCGAGGTACAGAATTGAAGTGTAGTCAAATCCAATGTTATATTCTTCATCACCCGCCGTCCTCCCGACTGTGTCATTCCCCGCCAATTCTGAAAAGGACTGCTCACTAATGTATAAGGAGGAACGGTGGAAATGGTATTATCAAAATTCTGAATCTTTACTGTATTCAGCGTTATCTCCTGTACAATACCGTTTGCGTCACCGGAAGGGAGCGTCACCCAGTCCCCCGGACGAACCATATCGTTGGCAGAAAGCTGGATACCCGCCACAAAACCTAGTATGGAATCTTTGAATACTAGCATTAAAATAGCCGCCGAAGCACCCAATCCCGCAAACAAAGTAGTCGGAGACTTATTCACGACAATAGCGATAATTACAATTCCGCCTACAAAGAAAAGAAGCACCTGCAACACCTGAATAAAGCCTTTCATCGGACGGTCTTTCATCGATTCTCTTCCGTCATAGATATCCATTATCATCAACAGAATTCCATTAATAGCCAATAGTAAAGAGAAAATTATATAAATGACACACGCTTTCTGGGAAATCAGCAACAACTCTTTTCCACGGATTAAAGCCATTGGCAACAACAAATAAACCAGAAAAGCCGGGATCGTATGAATCAAATGATGAAATACCTTGCGTTTCATTAACAACGTGTTCCATTGATGAGGTCTCCGCCTCGTATACTGTTTCATACCTCCGATAAGAATCGCTTGGCAGAGGTAATTCAGAACGATAGCAACCACTATCATCAGCAAAGCCATAATAGTCTCATCAAAACGATCGGCAACTACCGGATTTATTCCCCAGTTGATGAGGATTTCATTCATCCATTTTCCTAAATCTACTACTAACATAACTGCTGTCTTTTTCAATTAATAACAGCAAAATATTCATTTGGTTTAGACAGCCTCTCAGTATCTTTATTTCGCCTTTTGATATAAGAAGTCTGTTGCTTTCGCTAATGTTTCCGGTTTACCAATATCAATCAGGTGCAACTTTTCTGTCAAGCAACCACTATAGTTTACTTGCCGGCATGTGGCAAGATAAAAATCCATAATAGAGAATTTACCCTCCCAACAGGGAGAAGTCATCCATTGAAAAATGGCGGGCGAAAGAACATGGATTCCACTGAATGCATATTCTTGATAAAGAGAAGGATCATACTGAAAACCTTCCGGTTTCACCTGTTCCGTATCCTTGTTTATCCATCCGCAAAGTCTCTTGTCTGTATCAAAAAGAAGATAACGGGAGGTTTTACGTTGGCTGGCAAGCAAAGTGGCAACAGCACCGCTTTGTAGATGGTAGTCATATAAATCTTTCAGATTCACGTCTGAAAGAATATCTACATTGTGTATCAGGAAAGGTTCATCGGAATTTTCAAAGAAAGAACGGGCTTTCTTAACTCCCCCACCGGTGTCGAGCAACAGGTCGCGTTCGTCGGAAATATGTATGATAAGTCCAAAATTCTCATTGGCTTTCAAGAAGTCAAGTATCTGTTCGCCAAAATGATGGATGTTAATCACTATTTCTGTGAATCCGGCAGCTTTCAGTTTTAAAATCACATGTTCCAACATCGGACGTCCGGCTATGGGAACCAAAGCCTTCGGCATGGTATCGGTGAGCGGCTTCAGCCGGCTACCCAAACCGGCTGCAAAT
The Bacteroides caecimuris DNA segment above includes these coding regions:
- a CDS encoding ATP-binding protein, producing the protein MKYPIGIQSFDRLREDGFVYVDKTALVYSLVQTGSIYFLSRPRRFGKSLLVSTLACYFQGRKELFDGLAIADLEKDWLQYPIFRIDFNGGPYTQPGVLEATIEGYLGNWEDIYGKNLNYTTIGDRFKELLRRAYERTGQRAVVLIDEYDKPILDVLDTGTYTCNHVGEKLLLEDHHREILKSFYSTFKGADEYLKFVLLTGVTKFSQVSVFSGFNQPKDISMDERYESLCGITQEELEKYFAEPISRLATKYECTVEEMKNWLKRQYDGYHFSTNMTAIYNPFSILNAFDMNEIRDYWFATGTPTYLIRLLQHSSEQMNELTGKFYDPTMFIDYKADVEQPLPMIFQSGYLTIKEYNKKMGTYLLDFPNNEVRKGFLSVLAANYMKPKSKEVTSWITDAVMDLERGDTDAFRRSLTSFLASIPYDSHGSLKDIDITEKHFQYTFYLLLRLIGVYCIAIHCEDRQSYGRVDCTLEMEDYVYIFEFKMDGTAQEALEQIEKTGYAKPYLADKRKVIGIGVNFSSVTRTVEDWEEISVA
- a CDS encoding endonuclease/exonuclease/phosphatase family protein, which codes for MFLPRSKRQINQQEEYGNSRKRTTVAMLFLTMNLIAVSFLAPSYVIAQDSHERQSYHATQASFQQEKIPFRVVSWNIENLFDTHHDSLKNDHEFLPDAMRHWNYSRYKKKLVDVARVITAIGEWSPPALVGLCEVENDTVLRDLTRRSPLKELSYRYVMTNSLDLRGIDVALLYQRDLFKLLSSRSISIPPLKQYHPTRDLLHVSGLLLTGDTLDVFVCHLPSRSGGAKESEPYRLYAAHILRMEVDSIMNIRSLPQVIIMGDFNDYPTNQSIRKILKAEAPPVTANNLASTTNPANNSTVAPSSLKLYHLLARKAKSKDFGSYKYRGEWGLLDHLIVSGALLNQSSHFFTSEEKANVCLLPFLLKDDEKYGDKEPFRTYKGMKYQGGISDHLPIYTDFELILY
- a CDS encoding aminoacyl-histidine dipeptidase encodes the protein MEKKDLKPTGVFKYFEEICQVPRPSKKEEKMIAYLKAFGAKHNLETKVNEAGNVLIKKPATPGKENLQTVVLQSHIDMVCEKNNDVQHDFLTDPIETEIDGEWLKAKGTTLGADNGIGVATELAILADDSIEHGPLECLFTVDEETGLTGAFALQEGFMSGDILLNLDSEDEGEIFIGCAGGIDSVAEFTYKEVEVPAGYFFFKVEVKGLKGGHSGGDIHLGRGNANKILNRFLSRMAARHDLYLCEINGGNLRNAIPREAYAICAVPEDAKHDVRTELNIFTSEMEDELSVVEPDLKLVLESEAPRKMAIDQDTTTRLLKALYAAPHGVYAMSQDIPGLVETSTNLASVKMKPNHVIRIETSQRSSILSARNDMANTVRAVFQLAGANVTFGEGYPGWKPNPHSAILEVAVESYKRLFGVDAKVKAIHAGLECGLFLDKYPTLDMISFGPTLTGVHSPDERMLIPTVEKFWIHLLDILSHVPAKK
- a CDS encoding nucleotidyltransferase family protein; its protein translation is MKAMIFAAGLGSRLKPLTDTMPKALVPIAGRPMLEHVILKLKAAGFTEIVINIHHFGEQILDFLKANENFGLIIHISDERDLLLDTGGGVKKARSFFENSDEPFLIHNVDILSDVNLKDLYDYHLQSGAVATLLASQRKTSRYLLFDTDKRLCGWINKDTEQVKPEGFQYDPSLYQEYAFSGIHVLSPAIFQWMTSPCWEGKFSIMDFYLATCRQVNYSGCLTEKLHLIDIGKPETLAKATDFLYQKAK
- a CDS encoding mechanosensitive ion channel family protein; translation: MLVVDLGKWMNEILINWGINPVVADRFDETIMALLMIVVAIVLNYLCQAILIGGMKQYTRRRPHQWNTLLMKRKVFHHLIHTIPAFLVYLLLPMALIRGKELLLISQKACVIYIIFSLLLAINGILLMIMDIYDGRESMKDRPMKGFIQVLQVLLFFVGGIVIIAIVVNKSPTTLFAGLGASAAILMLVFKDSILGFVAGIQLSANDMVRPGDWVTLPSGDANGIVQEITLNTVKIQNFDNTISTVPPYTLVSSPFQNWRGMTQSGGRRVMKNITLDLTTLQFCTSEMLDRYRKEIPLMADYQPEEGVVPTNSQVYRVYIERYLCSLPVVNQELDLIISQKEATMYGVPIQVYFFSRNKVWKEYERIQSDIFDHLLAMAPKFDLKVYQYSD
- a CDS encoding OmpH family outer membrane protein — its product is MNRMNYLMNGLAALAFIVLFSQCAGKTDNQTTSTPAQANAELSGMKIAYVEIDTLLAKYNFCIDLNEAMVKKSENVRMTLNQKATSLNKEKQDFQKKVENNAFLSQDRAQQEYNRLVKLEQDLQELSNKLQNGLMEENNKNSLQFRDSINAFLKEYNKTHGYSLIFSNTGFDNLLYADSAFNITKEIVDGLNARYSPVKK